The following are from one region of the Rhizobium sullae genome:
- a CDS encoding glycosyltransferase: MRVAIVHYWLVSMRGGEKVVEALCDMFPDADIFTLVYDESRVSEKIRGHVVKTSFLQRLPGAIRHYQSLLPLMPFALESLDLSGYDLIISSESGPAKGIIAPPHSTHVCYCHSPMRYIWDHYHVYRSHAGLASRIMLPVIAPLLRSWDVSTSMRVDRFVANSHHVRARIGKYYGRSATVVYPPVAVEDYAPSDAVEDFYLCAGQLVSYKRVDLAVRAFTKMERNLVVIGEGKELAMLKSIAGPSVKFLGRVPFSVLKEKLARCRALIFPGEEDFGLVPVEAMASGRPVIAFGSGGALETVVPEQTGLLFYEQSIEAIIDAVRSFEEHAEEFDPETIRTYAARFSTRNFKFGMDSIIQEELRARKSSTLAAISHAETRRFPLDSVFPVPPPGTDIVH, translated from the coding sequence ATTACTGGCTGGTGTCGATGCGCGGCGGCGAGAAGGTCGTCGAGGCCCTCTGCGATATGTTTCCGGACGCCGATATCTTCACGCTTGTTTACGATGAAAGCCGTGTCTCCGAAAAAATAAGGGGACATGTCGTCAAGACGTCGTTTCTGCAGCGCCTGCCGGGTGCCATCAGGCATTACCAGTCGCTGCTTCCGCTGATGCCCTTCGCGCTCGAAAGTCTGGATCTCAGCGGATACGACCTCATCATCTCAAGCGAATCCGGCCCCGCCAAGGGCATTATCGCTCCGCCACATTCGACGCATGTCTGCTACTGCCATTCGCCGATGCGTTATATCTGGGACCACTATCACGTCTACCGTTCGCATGCCGGACTCGCCTCCAGAATAATGCTTCCGGTGATCGCCCCGCTGCTGCGGTCCTGGGATGTCAGCACCAGCATGCGCGTGGACCGTTTCGTCGCGAATTCGCACCATGTGAGAGCGCGCATCGGCAAGTATTACGGACGCTCCGCCACGGTCGTCTATCCGCCGGTGGCAGTCGAGGACTATGCGCCGTCGGATGCCGTCGAGGACTTTTATCTTTGCGCCGGGCAGTTGGTCTCCTACAAACGGGTCGATCTCGCCGTCAGGGCCTTTACCAAGATGGAGCGCAACCTCGTCGTCATCGGCGAAGGCAAAGAGCTTGCCATGCTGAAGTCGATTGCGGGGCCGAGCGTGAAATTCCTGGGGCGAGTGCCCTTTTCGGTCCTCAAGGAAAAATTGGCCCGATGCCGAGCCTTGATTTTCCCCGGAGAGGAGGATTTCGGCCTTGTCCCGGTGGAAGCCATGGCAAGCGGCCGGCCGGTCATCGCTTTCGGCAGCGGAGGAGCGCTTGAAACGGTCGTTCCGGAACAGACCGGCCTCCTATTCTACGAGCAGAGTATTGAAGCCATCATCGACGCAGTGCGGTCTTTCGAAGAACACGCCGAGGAGTTCGATCCCGAAACCATTCGTACGTACGCAGCGCGGTTCAGCACCAGGAATTTCAAGTTCGGAATGGACTCGATCATCCAGGAGGAGCTTCGGGCGAGAAAAAGCAGCACACTTGCCGCGATCTCCCATGCGGAGACCCGGCGGTTTCCTCTCGACAGCGTCTTTCCCGTCCCACCGCCTGGAACGGATATCGTCCACTGA
- a CDS encoding Gfo/Idh/MocA family protein, which yields MRLLVLGTGVMAKNQLDHFTRISGLEVVGAVDTDATRLAAFADKFAIEKRFLTLEEAIAWGGFDAATNVTPDRVHHPTTMALIAAGKHVFCEKPLAESYPKALEMTEAAETAGVVNMVNLTYRNVAPLQRAREMVLAGELGTIKHVEASYLQSWLVSRAWGDWRTESTWLWRLSTGHGSTGVLGDVGIHILDFASYGAATDIDHVFARLKTFNKVPGGQIGEYMLDANDSFTMSVDFANGALGVVHASRWATGHLNELKLRIYGERGSLEVNHRPSGSDLHGCLGGDVESATWREIEVAPVLTNYQRFAEAVMSGLQPDPNFRHAANLQKVIDLAMVAERERRELKV from the coding sequence ATGCGACTACTCGTTCTTGGTACGGGCGTGATGGCGAAGAACCAGCTCGACCACTTCACCCGCATCAGCGGTCTCGAGGTGGTCGGTGCCGTCGATACCGATGCCACCCGCCTTGCTGCCTTCGCCGACAAATTCGCGATCGAAAAGCGCTTTCTGACGCTTGAGGAGGCAATCGCCTGGGGTGGGTTCGATGCGGCGACGAACGTCACGCCGGACCGTGTCCACCATCCAACGACGATGGCGCTGATTGCCGCGGGCAAGCACGTGTTCTGCGAAAAACCGCTGGCGGAAAGCTATCCGAAGGCTTTGGAAATGACGGAAGCAGCGGAAACGGCCGGCGTCGTCAACATGGTGAACCTCACCTATCGCAATGTGGCGCCACTGCAGCGCGCCCGCGAGATGGTGCTCGCCGGCGAGCTCGGCACCATCAAGCACGTGGAAGCATCCTATCTACAGAGTTGGCTCGTGTCGCGCGCCTGGGGCGATTGGCGCACGGAATCGACATGGCTCTGGCGGCTCTCGACCGGTCACGGTTCGACCGGCGTGCTCGGCGATGTCGGCATCCATATCCTCGATTTTGCCTCCTATGGTGCGGCAACCGATATCGATCACGTCTTTGCCCGGCTGAAGACCTTCAACAAGGTGCCGGGCGGTCAGATCGGCGAATATATGCTCGACGCCAACGACAGCTTCACGATGTCGGTGGACTTCGCCAACGGCGCGCTCGGCGTGGTGCATGCCAGCCGCTGGGCGACGGGCCATCTCAACGAATTGAAGCTTCGCATCTACGGCGAGCGAGGAAGCCTCGAGGTCAACCATCGTCCTTCCGGCTCGGATTTGCACGGCTGCCTTGGCGGGGATGTCGAGAGTGCGACCTGGAGGGAGATCGAGGTCGCCCCAGTGCTCACCAATTACCAGCGTTTTGCCGAGGCGGTGATGAGTGGCCTGCAACCCGACCCCAACTTCCGCCACGCAGCCAACCTACAGAAGGTGATCGATCTTGCCATGGTCGCCGAGCGCGAACGGCGCGAACTTAAAGTGTGA
- a CDS encoding DMT family transporter: MSPAAVYALLLAAIVLEVIGTTALQLSQQLTRFWPSVLLVACYTTSFYVLSLTLKVIPVGIAYAIWSALGIVLISAVGLVCFKQRLDVPAMIGLALIIAGVVVVNLFSKSISH, encoded by the coding sequence ATGAGCCCGGCTGCCGTCTACGCGCTGCTCCTCGCCGCGATCGTATTGGAAGTAATCGGCACGACCGCCCTGCAGCTTTCGCAGCAACTCACGCGTTTCTGGCCGAGCGTACTTCTCGTCGCCTGTTACACGACGTCCTTCTACGTCCTGTCGCTCACTCTCAAGGTGATCCCGGTCGGCATCGCCTATGCGATCTGGAGCGCGTTGGGGATCGTGCTGATCTCTGCCGTCGGGCTTGTGTGCTTCAAACAGCGGCTTGACGTTCCAGCCATGATCGGGCTTGCGCTGATCATTGCTGGCGTGGTGGTCGTCAACCTGTTTTCGAAATCCATTTCCCATTGA
- a CDS encoding TetR/AcrR family transcriptional regulator — translation MSTAHHRKKQPVLVRRQLLDVAARLASEQGMASVTLDAVSGASGISKGGLLHHFPTKNALLDALFDSLLERFDQELDELMRADPVPHGRFTRAYLFACADISERTDDSRHWTQVTIAMLAEPRLRKRWREWVRERADEYVGTDSSIDAQIVRFAADGLWLADATESHEIGAAERSALIARLTELTKH, via the coding sequence ATGTCAACCGCTCATCATCGCAAGAAGCAGCCTGTTCTCGTGCGCCGGCAACTACTGGATGTCGCCGCGCGCCTTGCGAGTGAGCAGGGCATGGCGTCGGTAACGCTCGATGCCGTGTCCGGTGCATCCGGCATCAGCAAGGGTGGCCTGCTGCACCATTTTCCGACCAAGAACGCTCTGCTGGACGCGCTGTTCGACAGTCTGCTCGAGCGTTTCGATCAAGAGCTCGATGAGCTGATGCGGGCCGATCCGGTGCCGCACGGACGCTTCACCCGCGCCTATCTTTTCGCGTGCGCCGACATCAGCGAAAGGACGGACGACTCCCGCCACTGGACACAGGTGACGATCGCGATGCTGGCCGAGCCGCGGCTGCGCAAGCGCTGGCGGGAATGGGTGCGGGAGCGGGCGGACGAATATGTCGGCACCGACTCGTCGATCGATGCGCAGATCGTGCGCTTTGCCGCGGATGGTCTCTGGCTTGCCGACGCGACGGAAAGTCACGAGATCGGTGCTGCCGAACGAAGTGCGCTGATTGCGCGCCTCACAGAACTCACGAAACACTGA
- a CDS encoding group II truncated hemoglobin, with translation MTEEVITLYQAIGGDHTVRTLTHRFYELMDTLPDAKHVRAVHPPSLEGSEEKFYEYLTGYFGGPPLYTDKRGHPRLRSRHLVATIGPVERDEWLFCFRRALDETIASEKLREIIWTPVERLAFHMQNNE, from the coding sequence GTGACGGAAGAAGTTATCACGCTCTATCAAGCGATCGGCGGCGACCACACGGTGCGGACGCTGACGCATCGCTTCTACGAGCTGATGGACACGTTGCCGGATGCAAAGCATGTCCGCGCGGTTCATCCGCCGAGCCTCGAAGGCAGCGAAGAGAAATTCTACGAATATCTGACAGGCTACTTCGGCGGCCCGCCTCTCTATACCGACAAACGCGGCCATCCGCGGCTGCGCAGCCGCCATCTCGTCGCCACGATCGGCCCGGTCGAGCGCGACGAGTGGCTGTTCTGCTTCCGCCGCGCGCTCGACGAAACGATCGCCAGCGAGAAGCTGCGCGAGATCATCTGGACGCCGGTCGAACGGCTCGCCTTCCATATGCAGAACAATGAATAG
- a CDS encoding DUF423 domain-containing protein: MAAPLFFVFAGLFGAAGVALAAVAAHGGGEAVLAASASAMCLSHAPALLGLAIGIEKIRTARLAGLLIIAGTLFFAGDLAMLRFVGIGLFPYAAPTGGWAMMLGWLAIATGGLMRTKP; this comes from the coding sequence ATGGCCGCACCGCTTTTCTTTGTTTTCGCTGGCCTCTTCGGCGCGGCGGGCGTTGCACTTGCCGCCGTCGCCGCCCATGGCGGCGGTGAAGCCGTGCTCGCAGCCTCCGCCTCCGCCATGTGTCTGTCGCACGCCCCTGCCCTCTTGGGTCTCGCAATCGGCATCGAGAAGATCAGAACCGCCCGCCTGGCCGGTTTGTTGATCATCGCTGGCACGCTGTTCTTTGCCGGCGATCTCGCGATGCTGCGGTTTGTGGGGATCGGACTATTTCCCTATGCCGCGCCGACCGGCGGCTGGGCGATGATGCTGGGTTGGCTGGCGATCGCCACCGGCGGCCTGATGCGCACCAAACCATAA
- a CDS encoding bleomycin resistance protein yields MSGDPDRIEVLPVLPSLDIAETLAFYRDELGFAQIVHQTPDYLIVRRDEMELHFWRTDDTGLPEKTSVYLRGGRIAALHAEYRAKGVSRLTDMEVRPWNMEEFYIHDPHGNLLRFGRVPQR; encoded by the coding sequence ATGAGCGGGGATCCGGACCGTATCGAGGTCCTGCCGGTCCTGCCGTCGCTCGACATTGCCGAGACGCTTGCCTTTTATCGCGACGAGCTCGGCTTTGCGCAGATCGTGCACCAAACGCCTGACTACCTGATCGTCAGGCGCGATGAGATGGAGCTGCATTTCTGGCGCACCGACGATACCGGCCTGCCGGAGAAGACGTCGGTCTATCTGCGCGGCGGGCGTATTGCCGCCCTTCATGCGGAATATCGCGCGAAGGGCGTCAGTCGTCTAACCGATATGGAAGTGCGACCGTGGAACATGGAGGAATTCTACATCCATGATCCGCACGGCAACCTGCTGCGCTTCGGCCGCGTGCCGCAACGCTGA
- a CDS encoding antibiotic biosynthesis monooxygenase family protein: MYIAMNRFKVATGAEADFENVWRSRDSSLSQVPGFIEFRLLRGKANAEEGYTLFSSHTLWQSEEDFQNWTKSENFRAAHRNAGEHKVMYKGPPVFEGFNVVDGI, encoded by the coding sequence ATGTATATTGCGATGAACCGCTTCAAGGTCGCGACCGGCGCCGAGGCGGATTTTGAGAATGTCTGGCGCAGCCGCGATTCCAGCCTCTCGCAGGTGCCGGGCTTCATCGAGTTCCGCCTGCTGCGTGGAAAGGCCAATGCGGAGGAAGGCTATACGCTATTTTCCTCGCATACGCTCTGGCAGAGCGAGGAGGATTTCCAGAACTGGACGAAATCGGAGAACTTCCGCGCAGCGCACCGCAATGCGGGCGAGCACAAGGTGATGTACAAGGGGCCGCCGGTGTTCGAAGGCTTCAACGTCGTGGACGGCATATGA
- a CDS encoding DUF2325 domain-containing protein, whose translation MARKAKKGLNREIRVSADVAAQATQQDPGRSKLDGRSFLYVGGRDCQVAHLRQIASNFGAELIHHDGGLREAVSRIDTVLPSVDCVFCPIDCISHDACLRVKTGCKKFGKAFIPLRNGSKSSLERALQTMNERDNSR comes from the coding sequence ATGGCTCGGAAGGCGAAGAAGGGACTAAACCGGGAAATCCGCGTCAGCGCGGATGTGGCAGCGCAGGCGACGCAGCAGGATCCTGGACGATCCAAACTGGATGGCCGCAGTTTCCTCTATGTCGGCGGCCGCGATTGCCAGGTGGCGCATCTTCGCCAGATCGCGAGCAACTTCGGTGCCGAACTGATCCATCACGATGGCGGTCTGCGCGAGGCGGTCTCCCGTATCGATACAGTGCTTCCCTCCGTCGACTGCGTGTTCTGCCCGATCGACTGTATCAGCCACGATGCCTGCCTGCGTGTGAAGACCGGCTGCAAGAAGTTCGGCAAGGCCTTCATTCCACTGCGCAACGGCAGCAAATCGAGCCTCGAGCGTGCGCTGCAGACCATGAACGAACGAGACAATTCCCGATGA
- a CDS encoding energy transducer TonB, protein MAVSARSRSRRDFIVEQDADGLNDNAPGIHPGHEMPELRNAQRQPAAEAVVHYARLSLIESFPEHPQAQTTVAADAPPMDQSALEKQVNEPKPGKRRVFIACLTSFAFHAILFTVLAVGLVVTPHEPEEEAGETVSVIILGDSEADQASAGDPDLQVEPQPEEIVAETVQPQIVQPTEQPTEVPPETVQPIQAEAVPPVQEVTRVSPETVTAAEPEVLTSNVPAETSVVQPMATEVPEEVKPVEPVETAEALPEPVKPEEAPAPTPKPKAVQPVEKPVEKKQPPRKVEKKVAGSQGENKQDSKRGASDGSEMASSDRNSQAASNNSGIGTAAKANYAGKVRSRIRRAIRTPRGIEGDVVITFSVSGSGGLNSVRVSRGSGDPKVDQFALDAVRRAAPFTPPPGGQTMLMSVPIAINQR, encoded by the coding sequence ATGGCAGTTTCAGCGAGATCCAGGTCGCGACGCGATTTCATCGTGGAGCAGGATGCTGACGGCCTGAACGACAATGCGCCGGGCATCCATCCCGGCCATGAAATGCCCGAGTTGCGGAATGCGCAGCGCCAGCCCGCCGCAGAAGCCGTGGTGCACTATGCGCGTCTCTCGCTGATTGAATCTTTTCCGGAACATCCGCAGGCACAAACGACAGTGGCGGCAGATGCACCGCCGATGGACCAAAGCGCCCTTGAAAAGCAAGTGAATGAGCCGAAGCCGGGCAAGCGCCGCGTCTTCATTGCCTGCCTCACCTCCTTTGCTTTTCACGCCATTCTCTTCACCGTCCTGGCTGTCGGCCTCGTCGTGACACCGCACGAACCGGAGGAAGAAGCAGGCGAGACCGTGAGCGTCATCATTCTCGGTGATTCAGAAGCCGACCAGGCCTCTGCCGGCGATCCGGACCTGCAAGTGGAGCCGCAGCCGGAAGAGATCGTCGCCGAGACGGTACAGCCGCAGATCGTGCAGCCTACGGAACAGCCGACGGAGGTTCCGCCAGAAACGGTGCAGCCAATCCAGGCGGAGGCCGTGCCGCCGGTGCAGGAGGTTACACGCGTCTCCCCCGAGACGGTGACGGCGGCGGAACCTGAAGTGCTGACGTCGAATGTTCCGGCAGAGACATCGGTTGTGCAGCCGATGGCGACGGAGGTGCCAGAGGAGGTGAAGCCCGTAGAGCCTGTGGAGACCGCCGAAGCGCTACCGGAGCCGGTAAAGCCCGAAGAGGCACCCGCACCGACGCCGAAGCCGAAGGCGGTTCAGCCGGTTGAGAAGCCTGTGGAAAAGAAGCAGCCGCCGAGGAAGGTGGAGAAGAAGGTCGCTGGATCGCAAGGCGAGAACAAGCAGGATTCCAAGCGAGGGGCCAGCGACGGAAGCGAGATGGCAAGTTCGGATCGCAATTCGCAGGCAGCGAGTAACAACAGTGGCATAGGCACCGCGGCCAAGGCGAATTATGCCGGTAAGGTTAGGAGCCGCATTCGACGTGCGATCAGGACGCCGCGCGGGATCGAGGGAGATGTAGTAATCACGTTCTCGGTGAGCGGTAGCGGCGGCTTAAACTCCGTTCGTGTGTCCAGAGGATCCGGCGATCCTAAGGTTGATCAATTTGCCCTTGATGCTGTGCGGCGTGCCGCGCCATTTACTCCGCCGCCGGGCGGCCAGACCATGCTCATGTCCGTGCCAATTGCTATCAATCAAAGATAA
- the hemP gene encoding hemin uptake protein HemP, whose translation MMVEKPDTFMHAPLPREGAEIRTIESADIFRGANEIMIRHDGVVYRMKITRQGKLILNK comes from the coding sequence ATGATGGTTGAGAAGCCAGACACTTTTATGCATGCGCCTCTCCCGCGGGAGGGAGCCGAAATCCGCACCATCGAAAGCGCGGACATTTTCCGCGGTGCGAACGAGATCATGATCCGGCATGACGGCGTGGTCTACCGCATGAAAATTACCCGGCAGGGCAAACTCATTCTTAATAAGTGA
- a CDS encoding hemin-degrading factor, translated as MTDKTRPAPAEIRAFRAENPQMRERDIAARLNVSEAALVAAEVGISATRIDASALKLLERVAELGEVLALSRNESAVHEKIGVFENIKMGTQSAIVLGENIDLRIFPSRWVHGFAVTKKNGDEERLSLQYFDKTGNAVHKVHLRPNSNVEAYRSIVADLKLDDQSQELIEAEISASEDESGNVGRDELRHNWSKLTDTHEFFGMLKRLKIGRQAALHTVGDDYAWKLDNTATADMMHASVKAGLPIMCFVANNGIVQIHSGPIFNVQAMGPWINIMDPTFHLHLRQDHIAETWAVRKPTKDGHVTSLEAYDAKGEMIIQFFGKRKEGFDERTDWREIIESLSKAEASVAA; from the coding sequence ATGACTGACAAGACCAGACCGGCACCGGCCGAAATTCGCGCGTTCCGCGCCGAAAATCCGCAGATGCGCGAGCGCGATATCGCGGCGCGGCTGAACGTTTCCGAAGCGGCCCTGGTCGCCGCCGAAGTCGGCATTTCCGCGACGCGCATTGACGCCAGTGCGCTGAAGCTTCTGGAACGCGTGGCCGAACTCGGTGAAGTCCTTGCGCTCTCGCGCAATGAAAGCGCCGTCCACGAAAAAATCGGTGTCTTCGAAAACATCAAGATGGGCACACAGAGCGCAATCGTGCTCGGCGAAAACATCGACCTTCGCATCTTCCCGAGCCGCTGGGTCCATGGCTTTGCCGTCACGAAGAAGAACGGCGACGAGGAGCGCCTCAGCCTGCAGTATTTCGACAAGACGGGCAACGCGGTCCACAAAGTGCATCTGCGCCCGAATTCGAACGTCGAGGCCTACCGCTCGATCGTCGCCGATCTGAAGCTCGACGATCAGTCGCAGGAACTCATCGAGGCCGAAATCTCCGCTTCCGAGGATGAGAGCGGCAACGTCGGTCGTGACGAGCTGCGCCACAACTGGAGCAAGCTCACGGACACGCATGAATTCTTCGGCATGCTGAAGCGCCTCAAGATCGGCCGTCAGGCTGCGCTGCACACGGTCGGCGACGATTACGCCTGGAAGCTCGACAACACCGCGACGGCCGATATGATGCATGCCTCCGTCAAGGCCGGTCTGCCGATCATGTGCTTTGTCGCGAACAACGGCATCGTGCAGATCCATTCCGGGCCGATCTTCAACGTTCAGGCGATGGGACCGTGGATCAACATCATGGATCCAACCTTCCACCTGCATCTGCGCCAGGACCATATCGCCGAGACCTGGGCCGTGAGAAAGCCCACCAAGGACGGCCACGTTACCTCGCTGGAAGCCTATGACGCCAAGGGCGAGATGATCATCCAGTTCTTCGGCAAGCGGAAGGAGGGTTTCGACGAGCGCACCGATTGGCGCGAGATCATCGAAAGCCTGTCGAAGGCCGAAGCGAGCGTCGCAGCGTAA